GAGCGGCCACGAACCCGACGACGAGGAGCAACGGGAGCGTCACGAGCAACGCGAGCAGCGCCAGCGGCGCGTCGAACGCGACGGCGAGACCGACGGGCGCGAGGACGCCGGCGACGGCGACGAGCACCGCGAGAATCACCGCGAGGCGGAATCCGAACAGTCGCAGGCCGACGCCGAGTCGCTCCCGGAACGGCCCGAGAATGCGGACATCCCGCGAGCGCACGGCGTCCACGAGCACGAACTCCATCACGGCGCCGATGACCGCCACGACCAAGCCGACGAGGAGGACGGCGACAGCGACGACGGCGAACACCGCGAGGAACTCCGAGAACGACACCTCTCGGGCCGTCTCGACGGCCGCGTTCGGCGACGACTCCCACGAGAACGTCGGCGTCTGGGGCGCCGAGAGCCCGGCGAACGCGGTGATGACTGCGAGCCGTACCCACGTCCCGAGGTCGAAGGGCAACAGCAACTCCTTGGTCTCCGAGAGGGCGCGGTCCAGCGCGTCGACGGCGTACCAACTCATGGTCGACTGTTCGACACGACGCGCGATAAAAACAGGGTGTGGCGTGTCTG
The nucleotide sequence above comes from Halobacterium litoreum. Encoded proteins:
- a CDS encoding DUF7544 domain-containing protein, which gives rise to MSWYAVDALDRALSETKELLLPFDLGTWVRLAVITAFAGLSAPQTPTFSWESSPNAAVETAREVSFSEFLAVFAVVAVAVLLVGLVVAVIGAVMEFVLVDAVRSRDVRILGPFRERLGVGLRLFGFRLAVILAVLVAVAGVLAPVGLAVAFDAPLALLALLVTLPLLLVVGFVAALVSEFTTAFVVPLVAEEGGGIVATWREFWPQVRADWKQFAVYALVKAVLLFAASVVFGFAVAVVAVPLGLFGILAGALSGAALVAVAVAAVVGLVVVGAVSVPVVTFLRYHSLCTLDAAEVPFSLR